A window of Pseudomonas denitrificans (nom. rej.) genomic DNA:
CGCCCTCCTCGAGCACACGCTCCTCGGGCCGGGCCACCGCCTTGCCGAAGATACCCAGCGGGCAATCCTGTACATCCAGGCCAGGAAATTGCGCAGCGATGCCCGACAACAACACCGCTTCGCGCATCCGCGTGCCGCGCGGAACACTCAGGCGCAGCAGCGCCTGCTTCTCCGGCAACGCGTAGACGACCTCGATGGCGATGCTCGCGGATTCAGCCATGCAGCTGCTTGGCGCGCTGGCAGAAGGCGTCGACCATGGTGTTCGCCGCCTGGGTGAACAGCGGGCCGAGGGTGGCTTTCACCAGGGCGCCGGCGTAGTCGAAGGTCAGGTCGAGGGAAATCTTGCAGGCCTTGTCGCCCAGCGCCTTGAAGGTCCACACGCCGTGCAGCTGGGAAAACGGGCCTTCCTCGAGATTCATCTCGATGCTCTGCCCCGGCACCAGCGCATTACGCGTGGTGAAGCGCTGGGTGATGCTGCCCTTGGCCACGGTCAGCTCGGCGCGCATGGCCGTATCGCTGGCCTCCAGCACGGTGGAGGCGGAACACCAGGGCAGGAACTCCGGGTAGCGCGCCACATCGTTGACCAGGTCGTACAGCGCCTTCGCCGGATAGGGCAGCAGCGCCGAACGCTGGATATGCGTGCTCATAGACGTCTCGCTTGGTTGTGGGGCGTTTCATACGCCCGCTGCTCAAAAAAACAGCGCGCATTGTCCGAGATTAGCCACACACCCTCAAGCTTGCATGCCGTCGCACGTTGTCCCGATAGCGGCGCGGCGAGCGACTCCCTATAATGCGCGGCCTATGGCTAAACAGAAGAAACACCCTTCGGGGACCATCGCGCAGAACAAGAAGGCTCTGCACGACTACTTCATCGAGCAGCGCTTCGAGGCGGGCGTCGCCCTGGCCGGCTGGGAAGTGAAAAGCCTGCGCGCCGGCAAGGCGCAGCTGGTGGACAGCTACGTGCTGCTCAAGGATGGCGAAGCCTGGCTGCTGGGCAGCCACATCACGCCGCTGACCACTGCCAGCACCCACGTCATCGCCGACCCGGTGCGCACGCGCAAGCTGCTGCTGCACAAGCGCGAGCTGGGCAAGTTGTTCGGTGCCGTGCAGCAGAAAGGCTACGCCTGCGTCGCGCTGTCGATGTACTGGAAGAAGCACCTGATCAAGTGCGAGATCGCACTGGCCAAGGGCAAGAAAGAGTACGACAAGCGCGGCACCGAGAAGGAGCGCGACTCCGACCGGGAAATCCAGCGCGCCATTCGTCACGGCAAGGACGACTGAGCCCGTTCGCGGCCCTCCTGCGAGGGCGCGTTGCCGGTCAGGCGTCCACCGCGCCCTGGCGTCGCTGTGCCCGTTGCAGGCGCAATTCCTTCGCCTGCACCTCGGCCAGCACTTCCTGCACGTAGTCGATATGCCGCTGGGAAATCTCCCGCGCCGCTTCCGCGTGCCCGCCGATAATCGCCTCGTACAACTCGCGGTGCTGACGCATCAGCTGCTCGCGGGTCTCGTCACGCTGCGCGTACATCCCGCCAATGTTGGTCACCACGTTGCGCTTGAGCAGGTCGAACAGGCCGCGAATGGTGTGCAGCAACACGGCATTGTGGCTGGCCTCGGCGATGGCCAGGTGGAAGGCCGCATCCGCCGCGCCCTCTTCCGCACGACTGACCTTCCCCACCCGCTGATAGCAATCCTGCAGCGCATCGAACGCCTGTTTCAGGCGCTGGTGATCCACCTCGGTCGCGCGTTGCGCCGCGTAGAAGGCGCAGGAGCCTTCCAGGGTATGGCGAAATTCCAGCAGGTCGCGCTGGGCCTCCGGGTTGCTCTCCAGCAGGTGCAGTAGCGGATCGCTGAACATCGAGCCCAACCCCTCGCTGACGTAGTTGCCACCGCCCTGACGACTGACCAGCAGACCCTTGGCGCCGAGCTTCTGGATCGCCTCGCGCAGTGACGGCCGCGAGACGCCGAACTGTTCGGCCAGCACGCGCTCGGCAGGCAGTCGCTCCCCGGCCTTGAGAGTGCCCTCGAGGATCATCGCCTCCAGCCGCTCGACGATATCGTCCGACAGACGGCGCTGCTTGACCTGACCAAAACTCATGCGGGTGAACTCCTTCGCTCTCTCACTCTGGGCCGCAACCTGCGCGGCGCGCGGCAGCCTAACCAGTGCCGCCGCCGGCAACAAGACCAGCGCAACTTTCCGACCACGCTCGACAAAAGTCGCAGGGCAGCAAAATTGACACGCCGCCAGCAGGGCTTTTACCCTGAGCGCTCGGCTTTGTAAATTGGTAATACCAATTTACCGGAAGTCGGATTGCACGACAACACATGCACGAAAAACAACAAGCCGCGATCAGTCGACCGTCTGCCCAACGCGCCACAAGCGCATCGGAATCGCCCGACCGGCAACCAGGCCCTCCACCCAAAAACAATTAGGGAGCCAACCAGATGCAAACCTGGCAGCAGATCTACACCCCGCTCGGCAGCCTCGGCCTGTCCGCGCTGGTCGCCGTCATTCCGATCGTGTTCTTCTTCCTCGCCCTCGCCGTGTTCCGCCTCAAGGGCCACGTCGCCGGCAGCATTACCCTCGCCCTCTCGATCATCATCGCCATCGCCGCCTTCGGCATGCCCGCCGACATGGCCATCGCCGCCGCCGGTTATGGCTTCGCCTACGGCCTGTGGCCAATCGCCTGGATCATCGTCGCGGCGGTGTTCCTCTACAAACTCACGGTCAAGAGCGGCCAGTTCGAGGTGATCCGCAGCTCGGTGCTGTCGATCACCGGCGACCAGCGCCTGCAGGTGCTGCTGATCGGCTTCTCCTTCGGCGCCTTCCTCGAAGGTGCGGCGGGCTTCGGCGCGCCGGTGGCGATCACCGCCGCCCTGCTGGTCGGCCTGGGCTTCAATCCGCTGTATGCCGCGGGCCTGTGCCTGATCGCCAACACCGCGCCGGTCGCCTTCGGCGCCCTGGGCATCCCGATCATCGTGGCGGGCCAGGTCACCGGCATCGACGCGTTCAAGATCGGCGCCATGACCGGCCGCCAGCTGCCGTTCCTGTCGATCCTCGTGCCGTTCTGGCTGGTGTTCATGATGGATGGCCTCAAGGGCGTGAAGGAAACCTGGCCGGCCGCCCTGGTCGCTGGCGGCAGCTTCGCCATCACCCAGTACTTCACCTCCAACTTCATCGGCCCGGAACTGCCGGACATCACCTCCGCCCTGGTCAGCCTGATTTCCCTGACCCTGTTCCTGAAAGTCTGGCAACCCGCCAGCGAGCGCGAAGTGGTCGCCACCGCCGGCGGCGCCGCCGTCATGGGCAGCAACGGCCCGCGCAGCGCCGAGCCCACCCCCTACAGCTTCGGCGAAATCCTCAAGGCCTGGTCGCCCTTCCTGGTGCTGACCGTCATGGTCACCATCTGGACCCTGAAGCCGTTCAAGGCGCTCTTCGCTCCGGGCGGCGCGCTGTACAACCTGGTGTTCAACTTCGCCATCCCGCACCTCGACCAACTGGTGGTGAAGACCGCGCCCATCGTCGCCACCCCGACGCCGATCGCCGCCGTGTTCAAACTGGACCCGGTCTCGGCCACCGGCACCGCGATCTTCCTCTCCGCCGTGATCTCGATGTTCGTCCTGCGCATCAGCGCGAAAACTGGTCTGACCACCTTCAAGGAGACCCTGGTCGAGCTGAAGTGGCCGATCCTCTCCATCGGCATGGTCCTGGCCTTCGCCTTCGTCACCAACTACTCGGGCATGTCCACCACCCTGGCGCTGGTCCTGGCCGGCACCGGTGCGGCGTTCCCGTTCTTCTCGCCGTTCCTCGGCTGGCTGGGCGTGTTCCTGACCGGTTCGGATACCTCCTCCAACGCCCTGTTCAGCTCGCTGCAGTCCACCACCGCACACCAGATCGGGGTCAATGACACCCTGCTGGTGGCCGCCAACACCAGCGGCGGCGTGACCGGCAAGATGATCTCGCCGCAATCCATCGCCGTGGCCTGCGCCGCCACCGGCATGGTCGGCAAGGAATCCGATCTGTTCCGCTTCACCCTCAAGCACAGCCTGATGTTCGCCGCCATTGTGGGTCTGATCACCCTGGCCCAGGCCTACATCTTCACCGGCATGCTGGTTCACTAAGGCAAGACCCGACTCCGCGCCTGCGCGCGGAGATCCGTCCAAAGCAGCTAAGGTCTTTCGAGGTCACCCGCGCCAGCGCGGTGGCCTCGACAAGCCCCACAACGATGAGACGCCCATGATCATCTCTGCCTCTACCGACTACCGCGCCGCGGCCCAACGCAAGCTGCCGCCGTTCCTCTTCCACTACGCCGACGGCGGCGCCTACGCCGAGCGCACCTTGCGCAACAACGTCGACGACCTGGCCAACATCGCCCTGCGCCAGCGCGTGCTGAAGAACATGTCCGAGCTGAGCCTTGAGACGAAGCTGTTCGACGAGACGTTGAGCATGCCCATCGCCCTGGCCCCCGTCGGCCTGACCGGCATGTACGCCCGGCGCGGAGAAGTACAGGCAGCCCGCGCGGCCGCCGCGAAGGGCATCCCCTTCACGATGTCCACGGTCTCGGTCTGCCCCATCGAGGAAGTCGCCCCGGCCATCGACCGCCCCATGTGGTTCCAGCTCTATGTGCTCAAGGATCGCGGCTTCATGCGCAACGCCCTGGAGCGCGCCAAGGCCGCCGGCGTGAAGACCCTGGTGTTCACCGTCGACATGCCGGTGCCCGGCGCCCGCTACCGAGACGCCCACTCCGGCATGAGCGGCCCGAACGCACCGCTGCGCCGCGTCTGGCAGGCCATGACCCACCCGTCCTGGGCCCTCGACGTCGGCCTGCTGGGCAAGCCCCACGACCTGGGCAACATCTCCAAGTACCGCGGCAACCCGACCGGCCTTGCCGATTACATCGGCTGGCTGGGCGCCAACTTCGACCCGTCGATCTCCTGGAAGGACCTGGAGTGGATCCGCGAGTTCTGGGATGGCCCGATGATCATCAAGGGCATCCTCGACCCGGAAGACGCAAAGGATGCAGTGAAATTCGGTGCCGACGGCATCGTCGTCTCCAACCACGGCGGCCGCCAGCTCGACGGCGTGCTCTCCAGCGCCCGCGCCCTGCCGGCCATCGCCGATGCGGTGAAAGGCGACCTGAAGATCCTCGCCGACTCCGGCATCCGCAACGGCCTGGACGTGGTGCGCATGATCGCCTTGGGCGCGGACACCGTGCTCATCGGCCGCGCCTTCCTCTACGCCCTGGCGACCCACGGCGAAGCCGGCGTGAAGAACCTGCTGGACCTGTTCGAGAAGGAAATGCGCGTGGCCATGGTGCTCACCGGCGCCAAGACCATCGGCGAGATCACTCGCGATTCGCTGGTGCGCGAACTGGGCGCGTGATCCATACGCCCGCACGAAATACAGCCTGATTGACCGGGGTACGTGGCGCGCCAGACGCCACGGCCCCGCGAGGAGATTGCATGAGCCTGCCCGCCGCGTTCCTCGACACGGTAGAACACCTGATCCCCCGCGAGCGCCGCTTCGACGACGCGCTCTCGACCCTGGCCTTCGGCACCGACGCCAGCTTCTACCGGCTGATCCCCAAGCTGGTGATCCGCGTCGAGAGCGAAGACGAAGTCGCCAGCCTGCTCAAGTCCGCCCACACCAACAAGGTCGCGGTGACCTTCCGCGCCGCCGGTACCAGCCTCTCCGGCCAGGCCGTGAGCGACTCGGTGCTGCTGGTGCTGGGTGACAACTGGAACGGCCGCGACATCCGCGACGGCGGCACGCAGATTCGCCTGCAGCCTGGCGTCATCGGCGCCCAGGCCAACGCCTGGCTGGCTCCATTCGGCCGCAAGATCGGACCGGACCCGGCGTCGATCAACGCCTGCAAGATCGGCGGCATCGTCGCCAACAACGCCAGCGGCATGTGCTGCGGCACTGCGCAGAACAGCTACCACACCCTGGCCGGCATGCGCCTGCTGCTGGCCGACGGTACGCTGCTGGACAGCGAGTTGCCCGGCAGCCTCGCGGCCTTCCGCGAAAGCCACGGCACACTGCTCGACCAGCTCGCCGAGCTGGGCCGGCAGACCCGTGCCAACACCGAGCTGGCCGCGAAGATTCGCCACAAGTACCGCCTGAAGAACACCACCGGCCTGTCGCTGAATGCGCTGGTCGACTACGACGAGCCGCTGGATATCCTCACCCACCTGATGGTCGGATCCGAAGGCACCCTGGGCTTCATCAGCGCGGTCACCTACGACACCGTGCCCGACCACCCGAACAAGGCCAGCGCGCTGATCGTCTTCCCCGACGTGGAGACCTGCTGCAAGGCCGTGACCGTGCTCAAGCAGCAACCGGTCTCCGCCGTGGAACTGCTGGACCGCCGCAGCCTGCGCTCGGTGGAGAACATGCAGGGCATGCCGACGTGGGTGAAGAGCCTCTCCGAAGGCGCCTGCGCGCTGCTCATCGAATCCCGCGCAGCGACCCAGTCGCTGCTGCATGAACAACTCGCGCAGATCAGCGCCTCCATCGCCGGTTACCCGGTGGAGAAACAGGTCGACTTCAGCGAAGACCCGGCGGTCTACAACCAGCTCTGGCGCATCCGCAAGGACACCTTCCCGGCCGTCGGCGCAGTGCGCGAGACTGGCACCACGGTGATCATCGAGGACGTCACCTTCCCCGTCGAACAGCTGGCCGAGGGCGTGAACCGCCTGATCGAGCTGTTCGACAAGCACGGTTACGACGAAGCCATCCTGTTCGGCCACGCGCTGGAAGGGAACCTGCACTTCGTCTTCACCCAGGGTTTCGAATCGCCTGAGCAGATCGCGCGCTACTCGGCCTTCATGGACGACGTCGCGCACCTGGTCGCCGTGGAATACGGCGGCTCGCTCAAGGCCGAGCACGGCACCGGGCGCAACATGGCGCCCTTCGTCGAGCTGGAATGGGGCCACGACGCCTACCAACTGATGTGGCAGCTGAAGCGCCTGCTCGACCCCACCGGCATCCTCAACCCCGGCGTGGTGCTGACCGACGACCCGCAGCTGCACCTGAAGAACCTCAAACCGCTGCCGGCCGCCGACGAGATCGTCGACAAGTGCATCGAGTGTGGCTTCTGCGAGCCGGTTTGCCCGTCCAAGGGGCTGACCCTCAGCCCGCGCCAGCGCATCGTCATGTGGCGCGACATCCAGGCCAAGCGCCGCGCCGGCGTCGACACCACCGAGCTTGAGCGCGACTACCAGTACCAGGGCATCGACACCTGCGCCGCCACCGGCCTGTGCGCCCAGCGCTGCCCGGTGAACATCAACACCGGCGAGCTGGTCCGCAAGCTGCGCGCTGAAGAAGCGCATCACGCCGGCGCCGCCACCTGGCTGGCACGCAACTTCGCCACCGCACTCAAGGGTGCGAAGTTCATGCTGCACGCTGCCAACGGTGCGCGCATGGTCCTCGGCGCGCCGCGCCTGGCCCGCCTCAGCGCTTCCATCAGTCACGCCAGCAAGGGCCGCGTGCCGCAGTGGACGCCGTCCATGCCGCAGCCCGTGCGCCTGGCTGCCGCTTCGCAGCCTGTGGATAACGGCAAGCCGCGCGTCGTCTACCTCACCGCATGCGTATCCCGCGCCATGGGCCCGGCGGCGGCGGACGAAGAGCAGATGCCGCTGATCGACAAGACCCGCCAGTTGCTGGAGAAAGCCGGCTACCAGGTGGTCTTCCCGGACAACGCCGACAACCTCTGCTGCGGCCAGCCGTTCGCCTCCAAGGGCTACAAGAGCCAAGCCGACGCCAAGCGCGACGAACTGCTCGCCGAATTGCTGCGCGCCAGTCGGGGTGGTCTCGACCCGATCTACTGCGACACCAGCCCCTGCACCCTGCGCCTGGTGCAGGAACTGGCGGACGACCGGCTGAAGATCTACGACCCGGTGAAGTTCATCCGCACCCATCTGGTCGAGCGTCTGGACTTCCAGCCGCAGGACAAGCCGGTGGCCGTGCACGTCACCTGCAGCACCCAGCACCTGGGCGAAAGCCAGGCGCTGATCGACCTGGTCAAGCGCTGCACCCGCGAAGTGGTGATCCCCGAGGGTATCCACTGCTGTGGTTTCGCCGGCGACAAGGGCTTCACCACGCCCGAGCTGAACGCGCATTCGCTGCGCACGCTCAAGGACGCGGTGCAGTATTGCGAGGAAGGCGTCTCCACCAGCCGCACCTGCGAGATCGGTCTGTCCGCCCATGGCGGTATCGACTATCGCGGCGTGGTCTATCTGGTGGATCGCGTGACTCGCGCGCGTTCGTCCACTGTCCAGGCGTAGGGCGCACAACGTCTCCAGCGTTATCCGCCGTCCCCACGGGCGGCGGATAATCGGTCCGGATTCTTCGCCCTGCTTTCTCCGTCAACGGCGCAGAAAGCCTTAACACCTCGTTAAGCGAGCGCTGTCACCCTCTGCCCTAACCGGATCACGCCAGCTATCCTGCTGCACAGGCCGGTAGAGGGGACCAAGATGAGAATCCTGTTGGCAGAAGACGACCAGCTGCTGGGCGATGGCATTCGCGCGGGGCTCGGTCTGGAAGGCGACACCGTGGACTGGGTGAGCGATGGCGTGGCCGCCGACCAGGCGCTGGCCACCGATGAGTTCGACCTGCTGGTCCTCGATCTCGGGCTGCCGCGCAAGGACGGCCTGGAAGTGCTGCGCGGCCTGCGCCGCCGCGGTGACCTGACGCCCGTGCTGATCCTCACCGCCCGCGACAAGGTGGCCGACCGCGTCGCCGGCCTGGACGCAGGCGCCGACGACTACCTGACCAAACCCTTCGACCTCGACGAACTGCTCGCACGCGTCCGCGCCCTGACCCGCCGCCACACCGGCCGCGCCGCGCCGCTGCTGCAACACGGCGAACTGGCACTGGACCCGGCCACCCACAAGGTCAGCCTCAGCGGCGAACCGGTTGACCTGGCACCGCGCGAATACGCCCTGCTGCGCCTGCTGCTGGAACAGCGCGGCAAGGTGCTGTCCCGCGCCCGCCTGGTGGAAGCCCTCTACGGCTGGGACGGGGACCTGGAAAGCAACGCCATCGAAGTCCACATCCACCATCTGCGGCGCAAGCTGGGCAACGGCCTGATCCGCACCGTGCGCGGCATCGGCTACGGCATCGACCGCCCCGACGGCGCCGCGCGAGCTTGAGCGGTACGCCACGCCGCGCCGGCTCCATCAGTCGCCGCCTGCTGCTGACCCTGATCGGCGGCGTCTCCCTGCTCTGGCTGGTCGCCGGTCTGTTCACCTACCACCTGACCCGCCAACAGGTGAACCACCTCTACGACCAGGACATGATCGATTTCGGCCAGGCGGCCCTGAGCCTGGTTGACATCGCCGACTCCATCGATGCCGACCCTACGCCGCCGGGGGAAATCCTCTCGCGCAGCCGCAAGGCCATCGAAGGCCTGCCGCTGATCCACCGCGAAGCGACCCTGGGTTATTCAATCTGGTACCTGGGCGAACCGCTGCTGACTACCGAACGCCCGCCCGCGGGCCTGGACGACCAGCCTCTGGGCTTCTCCGACCTGCAACAGGGCGGCGTGAACTACCGGGTGCTGCAGATCGAATCCTCCGGCGCCGACCAGATCCGCATCTGGGTCTACGAGGACCTGCACTTCCGCTCCAAAACCCTGCGCCTGCTGCTGTTCAGCGCGCTCTTCCCCCTGCTGCTGGCGCTGCCGCTGTTCGCCGTGCTGGTCTGGTTCGGCGTACGCCAGGGCCTCGCGCCGCTGCGCAGCCTGATCGAGCAGGTGCACCACCGCAGCGCCCACAGCCTGCATCCGCTGGCGTTGAACCGGGCCCCCGTAGAAGTGCACAGCCTGGTGAGCGAACTGAACCTGCTGCTGGAGCGCCTGAATACCGCGATGGAGGCCGAGCGCCGCCTGACCAGCGACGCCGCCCATGAAATCCGCACGCCGCTGGCCAGCCTGCGCACCCATGCCCAGGTCGCGCTGCGCTCCTCCGACCCGGCCGCCCATGCCCATGGACTGCAGCAGGTCAGCCGCAGTGTCGAGCGCATCAGTGCACTGATGGAGCAGATCCTGCTGCTGGCGCGCCTGGATGCCGAGGAGCTGCACGAAATATTCCGCCCGGTGAACCTCGGCCTGCTGGCCGAAGACACCATCGCCGAGCTGGCGCCGCAGGCCATCGACAAGGGCATCGACCTGACCTTCGATAGCCAGGGAGGGAGCCTGCAGGGCGTCGCGCCCTGGCTGGAGCTGATGCTGACCAACCTGGTCGGCAACGCCCTGCGCTACACCCCCGAAGGCGGCCGCGTGGCCGTCAGCCTGGAAAGCGCGAGCGACCGACTGATCCTCTGGGTGCGCGACAACGGTCCCGGCGTGGCGGCGGCCGAACAGGCAGCGATCTTCACCCGCTTCTACCGCAGCCCAAGCGTCGCCAGCAGCCACGGCAGCGGGCTGGGCCTGCCCATCGTCAAGCGCATCGTGGAAATCCACCACGGGCGCATTTCCCTGCACGAAGGGCTGGACGGCGCCGGCCTGGGCGTCTGCGTCGAACTCCCGACAACCGCCGGGCCGATTCTCTGAACCCCGCGTGAATCGTGGCAGTCCACCCTGTACGGCCCGCTCGTTCGGTCCGCGACAACGGTCAAGTTGACAGGAGTACTGCCATGAAACGTGCCGCCCTGCTCATTACAGCCGCCCTGCTGGCGTCGCCGGCTTTTGCCGCCGACCTGTGCAGCGACAATCTGCAGAAAGTCGATGACGCGGTGAAAACCGTCACCAACAACACCCAGGCCCAGGAACAGGCCATGCGCCTGCAGGAAAAGGCCGCCCAGGCCCAGGCCGCGGGTGACACCAAGGCCTGCATTGCGCAGACCGAAAAAGCCCTGCAGCTGCTGAAGAAGAACGCCGGCGACGGCGGAGCCAACGGGTGATTCCGCACGCGGTGGCCGGCTCCAGGCCGGTCACCGCTCATAAGGCCCACTAAGCCTGCGCCATTCGCGACGCCGTACTTGATTCCCCACCCTCCTCACCCGCCTAAGATGGTGCGATTGCCGACCACAAGAACCACAACCGGAATCGCCATGCCCGTCACCCGCCTGCTCATCGCCAACCGTGGCGAGATCGCCATCCGCATTGCCCGCGCCGCCGCCGAGCTGGGTATCCAGACGCTGGCGATCTTCGCCGAGGACGACGCCGCCTCGCTGCACACTCGCCAGGCCGACCAGGCCACGGCCCTGAAAGGGCGTGGCGCCAGCGCCTACCTCGACCAGCAGCAGATCATCGACATCGCCCTGGCCCAGGGCTGCGACGCGGTGCATCCGGGCTATGGCTTCCTTTCCGAGAACGCCGGCTTCGCCCGCCGCTGCGAAAGCGCCGGGCTCACCTTCGTCGGCCCCTCGGCGGAGGTGCTCGACGTCTTCGGTGACAAGGCCCGCGCCCGCGACCTCGCCCGCGATCACGGCGTGGCGCTGGCCGCCGGCAGCAACCGCGCGACCTCACTGGAAGATGCCGAAAGCTTCTTCCGCGAACTGCCCGCCGGCGCCGGCATGATGATCAAGGCCCTCGCTGGCGGCGGTGGGCGCGGCATGCGCGCGGTGCGCAGCGTCGAGGAGATCGCCGACGCCTACGCCCGCTGCCAGGCAGAGGCCCGCGCGGCCTTCGGCGATGACCGGCTCTACGTCGAACGCCTGATCCAGCGCGCCCGCCACATCGAAGTGCAGGTGATCGGCGACGGCCGCGTCGTCAGCCACCTGGGCGAGCGCGACTGCACCCTGCAGCGGCGCAACCAGAAGCTGCTGGAGATCGCCCCCAGCCCCAACCTGCATCCTCGGCTGCGTGGTGCCATTCTCGCCGCCGCCGTGCGGCTGGCCGAAGCCGTGAACTATCGCGGCCTGGGCACCTTCGAGTTCCTGCTCGACGAGGACAGCGGCGACTTCGTGTTCATGGAAGCCAACCCGCGCCTGCAGGTGGAACACACCATCACCGAAGCAGTGACCGGCGTCGACCTGGTCCAGGCGCAACTGCGCATTGCCGCCGGCGTCAGCCTCGCCGAGCTGAGCCTGACCCAGGCGGAAATTCCCGCGCCACGCGGCCACGCCCTGCAACTGCGGATCAACCTGGAAACACTTTCCAGCGCCGGCACGCCCCACCTCGCCTGCGGCACCCTCAGCGCCTACGAGCCGCCCAGCGGCCCCGGCCTGCGCGTGGATGGCTACGGCTACGCCGGTTACCGCAACAGTGCCGGCTACGACTCGCTGCTGGCCAAGCTGATCGTCCACGGCAACGGCAGTTATCCGCAACTGGTACAGCGCGCCTATCGCGCCCTCTGCGAATTCCGTCTCGAAGGCGTGGCGAGCAACATTCCGCTGCTGCTCAATCTGCTGCGCCAGAGCGCGGTGGCGGACAACCAGGTCACCACCCGCTACATCGAAGAACACCTGCCCACGCTGCTGGGCGCACAGGATCACGCGCACCCGCATCGCTTCTTCAGCCATGCCGGTGCCACTGCAAAAGCCCAACGCAGCAGCGAAGCACCGGCCGGCTGCCTCCCTCTCGCCACGCCGAGCGCGGGTGTGCTGGTCAGCCTGAACGTGGCCACAGGCGATGCCGTTGCCCAGGGCCAGACCATCGCCGTGGTCGAGGCGATGAAGATGGAATTCGAGGTAAAAGCCAGCGCCAGTGGCATCGTCCACAGTCTCGCCGCCACCCCCGGCGACAGCCTCGGCGAGGGCGACGCATTGCTGTTCGTCGAGCCGGCGGACATCGAAGCGCAGCACCATGAAAGCAGCGCCGCCATCGATCTCGACGCCATCCGCGCCGACCTCGCCGAAGTGCTCGAACGCCACGCCATCGGCTTCGACGAGCGCCGCCCGGACGCCGTCGCCAAGCGCCACAGGATCGGCAAGCGCACCACCCGCGAGAACCTCGCCGATCTGCTCGATGACGGCAGCTTCATCGAGTACGGCGGCCTAGCCATCGCCGCCCAGCGCCGTCGCCGCAGCGTCGAGGAACTGATCGCCAGCAGCCCTGCCGACGGCCTGGTCAGCGGGCTGGGCAGCATCAACGCCGTGCAGTTCGGCGACGAGAAGGCACGCTGCCTGGTGCTGGCCTACGACTACACGGTGTTCGCCGGCACCCAGGGCGTGATGAACCACAAGAAGACCGACCGCATGCTGCACCTTGCCGAGCAATGGCGCATCCCGCTGGTGCTCTACGCTGAGGGCGGCGGCGGGCGGCCGGGCGACACCGATTTCGTCGGCGTGGCCGGGCTGGACAACATGAGCTTCGTCGGCCTGGCGCGGCTCTCCGGGCTGGTGCCGCTGGTGGGCGTGGTCTCCGGCCGCTGCTTCGCCGGAAACGCCGCGCTGCTGGGTTGCTGCGACGTGATTATCGCCACCCGCGATACCAGCCTGGGGATGGCCGGCCCGGCAATGATCGAGGGCGGCGGCCTGGGCAGATTCGCCCCCGAGGAAGTCGGCCCCAGCGACGTGCAGAGCGCCAATGGCGTGATCGACGTACTGGTGGAAGACGAGGCCGAAGCCACCCGCATCGCCCGCCAGTACCTCGCCTACTTCCAGGGCGACAGCACCGACTGGCAGTGCGCCGACCAGCGCCTGTTGCGCCACGCGGTGCCGGAGAATCGCCTGCGGGTCTACGACATCCGCCAGGTCATCGAGCAACTGGCCGACAGCGGCTCGGTGCTGGAACTGCGCCGGCACTTCGCAGCCGGGATGGTCACCGCGCTGGTGCGCATCGAAGGCAGGCCGTTCGGCCTGATCGCCAACAACCCCATGCACCTAGGCGGCGCCATCGACGCCGAGGCCGGCGACAAGGCCGCGCGCTTCATGCAGCTGTGCGACGCCTTCGACCTGCCGATCATTTCGCTGTGCGACACCCCCGGCTTCATGGTCGGCCCGGAAGCGGAGAAGACCGGCACTGTGCGCCACGTCTCGCGCATGTTCGTCACCGCCG
This region includes:
- a CDS encoding RnfH family protein, whose product is MAESASIAIEVVYALPEKQALLRLSVPRGTRMREAVLLSGIAAQFPGLDVQDCPLGIFGKAVARPEERVLEEGERVEIYRPLIVDPKEVRKQRAARAKAARG
- a CDS encoding type II toxin-antitoxin system RatA family toxin, translating into MSTHIQRSALLPYPAKALYDLVNDVARYPEFLPWCSASTVLEASDTAMRAELTVAKGSITQRFTTRNALVPGQSIEMNLEEGPFSQLHGVWTFKALGDKACKISLDLTFDYAGALVKATLGPLFTQAANTMVDAFCQRAKQLHG
- the smpB gene encoding SsrA-binding protein SmpB; protein product: MAKQKKHPSGTIAQNKKALHDYFIEQRFEAGVALAGWEVKSLRAGKAQLVDSYVLLKDGEAWLLGSHITPLTTASTHVIADPVRTRKLLLHKRELGKLFGAVQQKGYACVALSMYWKKHLIKCEIALAKGKKEYDKRGTEKERDSDREIQRAIRHGKDD
- a CDS encoding FCD domain-containing protein — translated: MSFGQVKQRRLSDDIVERLEAMILEGTLKAGERLPAERVLAEQFGVSRPSLREAIQKLGAKGLLVSRQGGGNYVSEGLGSMFSDPLLHLLESNPEAQRDLLEFRHTLEGSCAFYAAQRATEVDHQRLKQAFDALQDCYQRVGKVSRAEEGAADAAFHLAIAEASHNAVLLHTIRGLFDLLKRNVVTNIGGMYAQRDETREQLMRQHRELYEAIIGGHAEAAREISQRHIDYVQEVLAEVQAKELRLQRAQRRQGAVDA
- a CDS encoding lactate permease LctP family transporter, whose amino-acid sequence is MQTWQQIYTPLGSLGLSALVAVIPIVFFFLALAVFRLKGHVAGSITLALSIIIAIAAFGMPADMAIAAAGYGFAYGLWPIAWIIVAAVFLYKLTVKSGQFEVIRSSVLSITGDQRLQVLLIGFSFGAFLEGAAGFGAPVAITAALLVGLGFNPLYAAGLCLIANTAPVAFGALGIPIIVAGQVTGIDAFKIGAMTGRQLPFLSILVPFWLVFMMDGLKGVKETWPAALVAGGSFAITQYFTSNFIGPELPDITSALVSLISLTLFLKVWQPASEREVVATAGGAAVMGSNGPRSAEPTPYSFGEILKAWSPFLVLTVMVTIWTLKPFKALFAPGGALYNLVFNFAIPHLDQLVVKTAPIVATPTPIAAVFKLDPVSATGTAIFLSAVISMFVLRISAKTGLTTFKETLVELKWPILSIGMVLAFAFVTNYSGMSTTLALVLAGTGAAFPFFSPFLGWLGVFLTGSDTSSNALFSSLQSTTAHQIGVNDTLLVAANTSGGVTGKMISPQSIAVACAATGMVGKESDLFRFTLKHSLMFAAIVGLITLAQAYIFTGMLVH
- the lldD gene encoding FMN-dependent L-lactate dehydrogenase LldD, translating into MIISASTDYRAAAQRKLPPFLFHYADGGAYAERTLRNNVDDLANIALRQRVLKNMSELSLETKLFDETLSMPIALAPVGLTGMYARRGEVQAARAAAAKGIPFTMSTVSVCPIEEVAPAIDRPMWFQLYVLKDRGFMRNALERAKAAGVKTLVFTVDMPVPGARYRDAHSGMSGPNAPLRRVWQAMTHPSWALDVGLLGKPHDLGNISKYRGNPTGLADYIGWLGANFDPSISWKDLEWIREFWDGPMIIKGILDPEDAKDAVKFGADGIVVSNHGGRQLDGVLSSARALPAIADAVKGDLKILADSGIRNGLDVVRMIALGADTVLIGRAFLYALATHGEAGVKNLLDLFEKEMRVAMVLTGAKTIGEITRDSLVRELGA